One window of Nocardia nova SH22a genomic DNA carries:
- the nhaA gene encoding Na+/H+ antiporter NhaA codes for MIVALRSELARYLRTETVGGALMLIAAAVALLWANSPWHDGYSRMLDATVSIPPLDLHLTLAEWTGDGLLAIFFFVAGLELKRELVVGELADRKRAVLPVLAAAGGVITPALIALAIGWGVPGMDRGWAIPVATDIAFALAVLALTGSRIPAGARVFLLSLAVVDDLIAILLIAILFTTTVAIGWLAAAAACFGAWALAQHRRVRTPLVYVPLALIAWYALHEAGIHPTLAGVICGLLTRVRPDPDEDEAPAARLEHLFQPVSAGVCVPLFALFAAGVPLSAKVFGEMFTSRLSLAIMAGLLIGKTVGIFGTSWLAIRFGIARRPAGLGNRDMSALSVLGGIGFTVSLLVAELALTDRDAAELAKAAVLTTSLAASLLGSALLLRRGRAHQARRDARAATADE; via the coding sequence GTGATCGTCGCGCTCCGTTCCGAACTGGCTCGCTATCTCCGCACCGAAACCGTCGGCGGCGCTCTGATGCTGATCGCGGCGGCAGTAGCGCTGCTGTGGGCCAATTCGCCGTGGCATGACGGTTATTCCCGCATGCTCGACGCCACGGTGTCGATCCCGCCGCTGGATCTACACCTCACCCTCGCGGAGTGGACCGGGGACGGACTGCTGGCGATCTTCTTCTTCGTCGCGGGTCTGGAACTCAAGCGGGAACTCGTGGTCGGCGAACTGGCCGATCGCAAACGGGCCGTGCTGCCGGTGCTGGCCGCGGCCGGTGGGGTGATCACACCGGCCCTCATCGCACTGGCCATCGGCTGGGGCGTACCGGGAATGGATCGGGGCTGGGCCATTCCGGTGGCGACCGATATCGCCTTCGCACTGGCGGTCCTGGCCCTGACCGGATCGCGGATTCCGGCCGGTGCGCGGGTGTTCCTGCTCAGTCTGGCGGTGGTCGACGATCTGATCGCGATTCTGTTGATCGCGATTCTGTTCACCACGACCGTCGCGATCGGCTGGCTCGCGGCCGCCGCGGCGTGTTTCGGCGCCTGGGCGCTGGCTCAGCACCGGCGTGTCCGCACCCCGCTGGTGTATGTGCCGCTGGCGCTGATCGCCTGGTATGCGCTGCACGAGGCCGGAATTCATCCCACGCTGGCGGGGGTGATCTGCGGGCTGCTCACCCGCGTACGCCCCGACCCCGATGAGGACGAGGCCCCCGCGGCCCGCCTCGAGCATCTGTTCCAGCCCGTCTCCGCAGGCGTATGTGTACCGCTGTTCGCACTGTTCGCCGCGGGGGTTCCGTTGTCGGCCAAGGTATTCGGTGAGATGTTCACCTCCCGGCTCTCACTGGCGATCATGGCCGGGCTGCTGATCGGGAAGACCGTCGGCATCTTCGGCACCAGCTGGCTGGCCATCCGGTTCGGAATCGCCAGGCGGCCCGCCGGTCTCGGCAATCGGGACATGTCGGCCCTGTCGGTACTGGGCGGAATCGGATTCACCGTTAGCCTCTTGGTGGCAGAACTTGCGTTGACCGACCGAGACGCGGCCGAACTGGCCAAGGCCGCCGTGCTGACGACGTCCTTGGCTGCGTCGCTGCTCGGTTCGGCGCTACTGTTGCGGCGTGGCCGGGCGCATCAGGCGCGACGCGACGCAAGGGCGGCCACCGCAGACGAGTGA
- a CDS encoding TadE family type IV pilus minor pilin: MRPIGRERRPLPDIADQRGAVTVEAAIALAALVVVVVLCLGALLAASMQVRCIDAAREAARLAARGATAEAVPIARQVAPPGAVIDVHEVDDRIVATVSARVPVLPMLRLRAEAVAAREPGEPR; encoded by the coding sequence GTGAGGCCGATCGGCAGGGAGCGGCGGCCGCTGCCGGATATCGCGGACCAGCGCGGCGCGGTCACGGTCGAGGCGGCTATCGCGTTGGCGGCGCTCGTGGTGGTGGTCGTCCTCTGCCTGGGCGCGTTGCTGGCGGCGTCGATGCAGGTCCGTTGCATCGACGCCGCTCGTGAGGCCGCGCGGCTCGCGGCACGGGGAGCCACCGCGGAGGCGGTGCCGATCGCGCGGCAGGTGGCCCCGCCCGGTGCGGTGATCGACGTCCACGAGGTCGACGATCGGATCGTCGCCACGGTCAGCGCTCGGGTGCCCGTTTTGCCGATGCTTCGACTACGGGCCGAGGCGGTCGCCGCGCGGGAACCGGGAGAGCCGCGATGA
- the ssd gene encoding septum site-determining protein Ssd, with product MNSVAAVPPPALVLVGDQRLREEVRRVAAAADRALDERSMPTGRHAWAAAALVVLDAAAARTCVASGYPRRPGVVLVGGGEPELEQWQAAARVGAERVVALPAGTETLIESFAAHAWRDPGDGLVLALVGAGGGAGTSVFAGALALAAADRRFRPQTLLVDGDPLGGGIDLLLGIESVPGLRWPELSVRDGRIGAQALHDALPAAAPGLAVLACSRPGGTVPDEIGTGAVRAVVAAGRGAGDLVVCDISGSRGRHVDHFLDIADLVVFVVPARLRSVAAAGAVVADIARRNPNQALVVRGPAPGGLRGREIADTLGLPLLTTMRAQPGLAGTLERGGLELARGPLFAGAQAVLDVLPDGAR from the coding sequence ATGAATTCCGTTGCAGCAGTTCCACCTCCAGCGCTGGTGCTGGTCGGCGACCAGCGGCTGCGCGAGGAGGTACGCCGGGTCGCCGCTGCCGCCGACCGCGCCCTCGACGAACGCTCGATGCCCACCGGGAGGCATGCGTGGGCCGCGGCCGCACTGGTCGTTCTCGATGCCGCGGCGGCACGAACCTGCGTGGCCTCCGGATATCCCCGGCGTCCGGGTGTCGTCCTGGTCGGCGGCGGTGAGCCGGAACTCGAACAATGGCAGGCCGCGGCGCGGGTCGGCGCGGAACGGGTGGTCGCACTGCCCGCCGGTACCGAAACGCTCATCGAGTCGTTCGCCGCCCATGCCTGGCGGGACCCCGGCGACGGACTGGTACTGGCCCTCGTCGGCGCCGGAGGCGGGGCCGGCACCTCGGTCTTCGCCGGTGCGCTCGCCCTGGCCGCCGCCGATCGGCGCTTCCGGCCGCAGACCCTGCTGGTCGACGGCGACCCACTCGGCGGAGGTATAGACCTGCTGCTCGGGATCGAATCGGTCCCCGGGCTCCGGTGGCCGGAACTGTCGGTGCGCGACGGTCGGATCGGTGCGCAGGCCCTGCACGACGCACTGCCCGCGGCCGCTCCCGGGCTGGCTGTTCTGGCCTGCAGCAGACCGGGCGGCACCGTGCCCGACGAGATCGGCACCGGTGCCGTGCGGGCGGTCGTGGCGGCCGGTCGCGGTGCCGGGGATCTGGTGGTGTGCGATATCTCCGGCAGTCGTGGCCGGCATGTCGACCACTTTCTCGATATCGCCGATCTCGTCGTCTTCGTGGTACCGGCGCGATTGCGGTCGGTGGCCGCCGCGGGTGCCGTGGTCGCCGATATCGCGCGCCGAAATCCCAACCAGGCGTTGGTGGTTCGCGGTCCGGCGCCCGGTGGGCTGCGCGGTCGGGAGATCGCCGACACACTCGGGCTACCGCTGCTGACCACGATGCGGGCACAGCCGGGACTGGCGGGCACGCTCGAACGCGGCGGTCTGGAACTCGCGCGCGGCCCGTTGTTCGCCGGTGCGCAGGCCGTCCTCGACGTACTCCCGGACGGTGCCCGATGA
- a CDS encoding type II secretion system F family protein has product MTAIPAALLGAAVALLLVPGHVTPSRRLRAARGIPPLESPRRSRPSAGDPLEIASALDLLAACLRAGLPVATAARAVAPGAPDPFRTALRRAADLLALGADPVAAWERAAREAPTAEMDALARLVRRSARSGAALSGAVADLADQCRSAVEDAAAARAERAGVLISGPLGLCFLPAFVCLGIVPVIAGLAGRVLGGGLW; this is encoded by the coding sequence ATGACCGCGATCCCCGCCGCTCTGCTCGGCGCGGCCGTCGCGCTGCTGCTCGTTCCCGGCCACGTCACGCCATCCAGACGGCTCCGCGCCGCGCGTGGTATCCCACCGCTGGAATCACCGCGAAGGAGCAGGCCGTCGGCGGGCGACCCGCTCGAGATCGCCTCCGCCCTGGACCTGCTGGCCGCCTGTCTGCGCGCGGGCCTACCGGTCGCCACCGCTGCCCGGGCGGTCGCTCCCGGCGCCCCTGATCCGTTCCGCACGGCCCTGCGCCGCGCCGCGGATCTGCTGGCGCTCGGCGCGGATCCGGTCGCCGCATGGGAACGCGCCGCCCGCGAGGCGCCGACCGCCGAGATGGACGCGCTGGCCCGGCTGGTCCGCCGATCGGCACGTTCAGGCGCGGCACTGTCGGGCGCGGTGGCAGATCTCGCGGATCAATGCCGATCCGCGGTGGAGGACGCCGCGGCCGCGCGCGCCGAACGCGCCGGTGTCCTGATCAGCGGCCCGCTGGGGCTGTGCTTCCTTCCGGCCTTCGTCTGCCTGGGCATCGTGCCGGTGATCGCGGGACTGGCCGGGCGGGTGCTGGGCGGTGGGCTGTGGTGA
- a CDS encoding TadA family conjugal transfer-associated ATPase encodes MSGVVNPELLDRVRERLAAQPGEHDPARLAAAIRAEAGRVLGDTDLLRALRLLQTEMTGAGVLEPLLHDARVSDVLVTAPDAVWVDRGNGLERAPVRFSDEAAVRRLAQRLALAAGRRLDDAQPWVDGRLPEYERAPGESFGVRLHAVLAPIAQGGTCISLRVLRPVGHSLSDLRASGTLTAESARLLDAIVRARLAYLVVGGTGAGKTTLLSALLARVDPAERIVCVEDAAELAPPHPHIVQLVARVPNVEGAGAVTVRDLVRQALRMRPDRIVVGEVRGGEVVDLLTALNTGHDGGAGTVHANSPREVPARLEALAALGGMSREGLHSQLAAAVQVVLAMRRRSDGNRVLGEIGLVVRGDAGVRIETAWCADAGATPARAALSDLLRERERR; translated from the coding sequence ATGAGCGGGGTGGTGAATCCCGAACTGCTGGACCGGGTTCGGGAACGACTGGCCGCCCAGCCCGGTGAGCACGATCCCGCGCGATTGGCGGCCGCCATCCGGGCCGAAGCCGGTCGCGTGCTCGGCGATACGGATCTGCTGCGCGCCCTGCGCCTCCTGCAAACCGAAATGACCGGCGCCGGAGTGCTGGAACCGCTGCTGCACGATGCGCGGGTATCCGATGTTCTCGTGACCGCTCCGGACGCGGTCTGGGTGGATCGTGGCAACGGCCTCGAGCGCGCACCCGTCCGCTTCTCCGACGAGGCGGCGGTCCGGCGCCTGGCACAGCGGCTGGCGCTGGCCGCGGGCCGCCGCCTCGACGACGCACAACCCTGGGTCGACGGCCGGTTGCCGGAATACGAGCGCGCGCCCGGCGAGAGTTTCGGGGTCCGGCTGCACGCGGTGCTCGCACCCATCGCCCAGGGCGGGACGTGTATCTCCCTGCGGGTGCTGCGGCCGGTGGGCCACAGTCTGAGCGATCTCCGTGCCTCCGGCACGCTGACAGCGGAGTCGGCACGCCTGCTGGACGCCATCGTCCGAGCCCGGCTCGCCTACCTCGTCGTCGGTGGCACCGGCGCGGGCAAGACCACCCTCCTCTCGGCACTGCTCGCCCGGGTGGATCCGGCCGAACGCATCGTCTGCGTCGAGGACGCGGCGGAATTGGCGCCGCCGCATCCGCACATCGTCCAACTCGTCGCACGGGTCCCGAATGTGGAGGGCGCCGGAGCGGTCACCGTCCGGGATCTGGTGCGGCAGGCGCTGCGCATGCGTCCGGACCGCATCGTGGTCGGCGAGGTGCGCGGGGGTGAGGTCGTGGATCTGCTCACGGCGCTGAACACCGGGCACGACGGCGGTGCGGGTACGGTCCACGCGAATTCACCGCGCGAGGTCCCCGCCCGCCTGGAAGCCCTTGCGGCACTGGGCGGAATGAGCCGGGAGGGTCTGCACAGCCAGCTGGCGGCGGCGGTCCAGGTCGTCCTGGCGATGCGGCGCCGGTCCGACGGTAACCGGGTGCTGGGGGAGATCGGCCTGGTGGTCCGGGGCGACGCCGGGGTCCGGATCGAGACGGCATGGTGTGCGGACGCCGGTGCGACGCCCGCCCGGGCCGCGCTGTCGGACCTGCTGCGGGAAAGGGAACGACGGTGA
- a CDS encoding DUF4244 domain-containing protein, producing MLTATRSAVRELRVRELRSRLIQAAVADEGMSTAEYAIGTIAAAAFGAVLYTVVTGDSIVNALTKIIDKALNTTV from the coding sequence ATGCTGACAGCGACACGATCGGCGGTCCGGGAACTACGGGTCCGGGAACTACGTTCGCGACTGATCCAGGCCGCCGTGGCCGACGAGGGCATGAGTACGGCCGAATACGCCATCGGCACCATCGCAGCGGCGGCGTTCGGGGCTGTGCTCTACACGGTGGTCACCGGCGATTCGATCGTCAACGCACTGACCAAGATCATCGACAAGGCGTTGAACACCACGGTGTGA
- a CDS encoding HAD family hydrolase — protein MAAFFDLDKTVIAKSSAFVFSRPFFDQGLIDRRTVLESSYAHFLFMLSGADHDQMERMREHLTKMCAGWDVSQVRAIVAETLHELVDPLIYAEASDLIADHRIRGHDVVIVSASGEEIVAPIAAALGATYTAATRMVVDNGKYTGEVEFYCYGEGKVEAIEKLAATEHYDLSQCYAYSDSITDLPMLSAVGHPTAVNPDRALRREAVAREWPILAFSNPVSLWSRIPAPSSTTVAATAIVGLSAVLAGAVSYRLLRRGR, from the coding sequence ATCGCGGCATTCTTCGATCTGGACAAAACGGTGATCGCGAAGTCGAGCGCGTTCGTCTTCAGCAGACCGTTCTTCGATCAGGGCCTGATCGATCGGCGCACGGTCCTGGAATCGAGCTACGCCCATTTCCTGTTCATGCTCTCCGGGGCCGACCACGACCAGATGGAGCGGATGCGTGAGCATCTGACCAAGATGTGCGCCGGTTGGGATGTGTCGCAGGTCCGCGCGATCGTGGCCGAGACCCTGCACGAACTGGTCGATCCGCTGATCTACGCCGAGGCCTCGGATCTGATCGCCGACCACCGGATCCGCGGGCACGATGTCGTGATCGTCTCCGCCTCCGGTGAGGAGATCGTCGCGCCGATCGCCGCCGCACTGGGCGCGACGTACACCGCGGCCACCCGCATGGTGGTCGACAACGGCAAGTACACGGGCGAAGTCGAGTTCTACTGCTACGGCGAGGGCAAGGTCGAGGCGATCGAAAAGCTCGCCGCGACCGAGCATTACGACCTGTCGCAGTGCTATGCCTACTCCGATTCGATCACCGATCTGCCGATGCTGTCGGCGGTCGGACATCCCACCGCGGTGAATCCCGATCGCGCTCTGCGGCGTGAGGCCGTGGCCCGGGAGTGGCCGATCCTGGCCTTCTCGAATCCGGTGTCGCTGTGGTCGCGCATCCCCGCGCCGTCGAGTACGACGGTGGCCGCAACCGCGATCGTCGGACTGAGTGCGGTACTGGCGGGCGCCGTCAGTTACCGGCTGCTGCGCCGGGGTCGATAA
- a CDS encoding Rv3654c family TadE-like protein: MRARTPLWRNCAGGVTVTACLALVALLLVTIMIVQIASVICARHRAQSAADLGALAAAGALDSGVETACDRAESVVRAGRMHMVRCAAVDWDVTVTVDSEVSPAIVGRRSVVAVARAGPVADEKRS, translated from the coding sequence ATGAGGGCACGTACGCCGCTGTGGCGGAACTGCGCGGGCGGGGTCACCGTGACCGCGTGTCTGGCGCTCGTCGCGCTGCTCCTGGTGACGATCATGATCGTGCAGATCGCGTCGGTGATCTGTGCTCGTCATCGGGCGCAGAGCGCCGCCGATCTGGGCGCGCTGGCCGCGGCCGGGGCACTGGATTCCGGTGTGGAGACTGCCTGTGACCGCGCCGAGTCGGTGGTGCGCGCGGGCCGGATGCACATGGTCCGGTGTGCCGCGGTGGACTGGGATGTGACGGTCACCGTCGACTCGGAGGTGTCCCCGGCGATTGTGGGCCGTCGATCGGTTGTCGCCGTCGCACGGGCCGGTCCGGTCGCCGACGAAAAGCGATCATGA
- the acs gene encoding acetate--CoA ligase, with protein sequence MTDTTAEHRDVYPPTAEFAAAANADVSIYDRAAADRDGFWAEQAQRLHWHQPWTRVSDWDNAPFARWFVDGKLNVAYNCVDRHVADGYGDQVAIHWEGEPGDSRAITYSQLQAEVCQAANYFTELGLQAGDRVAIYMPMVPEAIVSMLACARLGLTHSVVFAGFSPSALRQRVDDAEARLVITTDGQWRRGKAAPLKEAVDEALYAHGDVPHSVEHVLVVRRTNIEVAWTEGRDLWWHDTVAKASTEHEAQPFDAEHPLYILYTSGTTGKPKGILHTSGGYLTQVAYTHHYVFDHKPGADVYWCTADIGWVTGHSYIVYGPLANRATQVVYEGTPNFPDEHRHWQIIEKYGVTIYYTAPTLIRTFMKWGREIPDAHDLSSIRVLGSVGEPINPEAWRWYREVIGAGTAPIVDTWWQTETGAIMISPLPGITAAKPGAAMAPLPGISATVVDEEGNSVERGSTEANGYLVLDQPWPSMLRGIWGDNERYKATYWERFAAQGWYFAGDGAKIDADGALWVLGRVDDVMNVSGHRISTAEVESALVGHHHVAEAAVVGASDATTGQGIVAFVILTGGSDNSGQQLVDELKAEVSREISPIARPREIHIVPELPKTRSGKIMRRLLRDVAEGRELGDTSTLVDPNVFEAIRASNA encoded by the coding sequence ATGACCGACACCACCGCTGAGCACCGAGACGTGTATCCGCCGACAGCGGAGTTCGCCGCGGCCGCCAATGCCGATGTCTCGATCTACGACCGGGCCGCGGCCGATCGCGACGGATTCTGGGCCGAGCAGGCGCAGCGACTGCACTGGCATCAGCCGTGGACGCGCGTATCCGACTGGGACAACGCGCCTTTCGCCCGCTGGTTCGTCGACGGCAAGCTCAATGTCGCCTACAACTGCGTGGACCGCCACGTCGCCGACGGCTACGGCGATCAGGTCGCCATCCACTGGGAAGGCGAACCGGGCGATTCCCGCGCCATCACCTACTCGCAACTGCAGGCCGAGGTCTGCCAGGCCGCCAACTACTTCACCGAACTCGGCTTGCAAGCCGGTGACCGGGTCGCGATCTACATGCCGATGGTGCCCGAGGCCATCGTCTCGATGCTGGCCTGCGCGCGGCTGGGCCTGACCCACTCGGTGGTCTTCGCCGGGTTCTCCCCCAGCGCCCTGCGCCAACGCGTCGACGACGCCGAAGCCCGCCTGGTCATCACCACCGACGGACAATGGCGACGCGGTAAAGCGGCCCCGCTGAAGGAGGCCGTCGACGAGGCCCTCTACGCCCACGGCGATGTCCCCCACAGCGTCGAGCACGTCCTCGTGGTGCGGCGCACGAACATCGAAGTCGCCTGGACCGAGGGCCGCGACCTGTGGTGGCACGACACCGTCGCGAAAGCGTCGACCGAGCACGAAGCACAGCCCTTCGACGCCGAACACCCGCTCTACATCCTCTACACCTCCGGCACCACCGGAAAACCCAAGGGCATCCTGCACACCTCGGGCGGCTACCTGACCCAGGTCGCCTACACCCACCACTACGTGTTCGACCACAAACCCGGCGCCGACGTCTACTGGTGCACCGCCGACATCGGCTGGGTCACCGGACACTCCTACATCGTCTACGGCCCGCTGGCCAACCGCGCCACCCAGGTCGTCTACGAGGGCACCCCCAACTTCCCCGATGAGCACCGGCACTGGCAGATCATCGAGAAATACGGCGTCACAATCTATTACACGGCTCCGACGCTGATCCGCACCTTCATGAAGTGGGGCCGCGAGATCCCCGACGCCCACGACCTGTCCTCGATCCGGGTGCTGGGATCGGTCGGCGAACCGATCAACCCCGAGGCCTGGCGCTGGTACCGCGAGGTCATCGGCGCGGGCACCGCACCGATCGTGGACACCTGGTGGCAGACCGAAACCGGCGCCATCATGATCTCCCCACTGCCCGGCATCACCGCCGCCAAACCCGGCGCCGCCATGGCACCGCTGCCCGGCATCTCGGCGACAGTCGTCGACGAGGAAGGCAACTCGGTCGAACGCGGATCGACCGAGGCGAACGGTTACCTGGTCCTGGACCAGCCGTGGCCGTCCATGCTGCGCGGCATCTGGGGCGACAACGAACGCTACAAAGCCACCTACTGGGAACGCTTCGCCGCCCAGGGCTGGTACTTCGCCGGTGACGGCGCCAAGATCGACGCCGACGGCGCACTGTGGGTGCTCGGCCGCGTCGACGACGTCATGAACGTCTCCGGCCACCGCATCTCCACCGCCGAAGTCGAATCCGCCCTCGTCGGCCACCACCACGTCGCCGAGGCGGCGGTCGTCGGCGCCAGCGATGCCACGACCGGACAGGGCATCGTCGCCTTCGTCATCCTCACCGGCGGCTCCGACAACTCCGGACAGCAACTCGTCGACGAGCTCAAGGCCGAGGTCTCCCGCGAGATCAGCCCCATCGCACGCCCGCGCGAGATCCACATCGTGCCGGAACTACCCAAGACCCGCTCCGGCAAGATCATGCGGCGACTGCTGCGCGACGTGGCCGAGGGCCGCGAACTCGGTGACACCTCGACACTGGTGGACCCCAACGTCTTCGAGGCCATCCGCGCATCCAACGCCTGA
- a CDS encoding type II secretion system F family protein, whose product MTTSLLCGAAALLTLPTPIRTHRLRALYGGSDKRRNMPRAWIIRGLTVTTVVVTIAFGPGPAGAVALAVATGVVRSRSRHRERRHDDECRKLLEGLDVVIGELRTGAHPGTAAAVAAGEIGGPIGNAFAVSAARARLGGSAAVGLRTHKCAVTTELGRVADAWEVAERHGLALADLLRAARADLVGRRRFGERTTAALAGARASAAVLAGLPLLGIALGQLMGAHPLQVLLGSGIGSFVLPLGTGLIAAGLLWADAITRRVTA is encoded by the coding sequence GTGACCACGAGTCTGCTGTGCGGCGCCGCGGCCTTGCTCACCCTGCCGACTCCGATCCGCACGCATCGGCTGCGCGCGCTGTACGGAGGCTCGGACAAGCGGCGAAATATGCCGCGCGCGTGGATCATTCGCGGCCTCACGGTCACCACAGTGGTCGTCACCATCGCCTTCGGGCCAGGTCCGGCCGGGGCGGTGGCGCTGGCGGTGGCAACCGGTGTGGTGCGGTCGAGAAGCCGCCACCGCGAACGCCGTCACGACGACGAGTGCCGGAAACTACTGGAGGGATTGGACGTGGTGATCGGCGAACTGCGAACGGGCGCGCATCCGGGCACCGCAGCGGCCGTGGCCGCCGGGGAGATCGGCGGCCCGATCGGAAACGCCTTCGCGGTCAGCGCCGCGCGTGCTCGGCTCGGCGGATCCGCCGCGGTCGGCCTGCGTACCCACAAGTGTGCTGTGACAACCGAATTGGGCCGGGTGGCCGATGCCTGGGAGGTGGCCGAGCGGCACGGACTTGCCCTTGCCGATCTGCTCCGGGCGGCACGTGCGGATCTGGTCGGACGCAGGCGATTCGGTGAGCGCACGACCGCGGCTCTGGCGGGCGCCAGGGCCAGTGCCGCGGTGCTGGCCGGACTGCCACTGCTCGGTATCGCCCTCGGGCAGCTCATGGGCGCGCATCCGCTACAGGTCCTTCTCGGCTCGGGAATCGGATCATTCGTCCTGCCGCTCGGCACGGGCTTGATCGCCGCGGGACTGCTCTGGGCCGATGCCATCACCAGGCGGGTGACGGCATGA